AGCTGCTGCTGCCAAGCTGGGTTTTCTCGGCCAAGGCACGGCACACGTTAAAATCGAGCCGGCTAACGGCGCGAAAGCCGCCCCTGCCGCAGCACCGGCCGCTATTTTTGTCGATTTGAAATCATTCGGTACAGAATACGAAGCGCGCGAATACCTGAACCAAACCGCGCAACACCTTGCCGGCGCGAACATCCGCCCGAAAATTTCGGTAGAGAAAAACAATTACGAATACACCGTCCGCATGGGGCCGTTCAACAATCAGGAGCGTGCCGACGAAGCGAAAACCCATGCCCGCACCATGCCTCAAGTGGCCATTTGATGCATGGCTGAAAATACAGACGGCCTGTTCCCCCAAACAGGCCGTCTGTATTT
The nucleotide sequence above comes from Neisseria animalis. Encoded proteins:
- a CDS encoding septal ring lytic transglycosylase RlpA family protein, with the translated sequence MTFGALSVTPALAGKTYKVAGKTYKTMRTMPASFTQSGNASWYGPVFHGRKTANGERFNMNAMTAAHRTLPLGSTIKVTNTRNGKSIIVRVNDRGPFHGNRVLDLSKAAAAKLGFLGQGTAHVKIEPANGAKAAPAAAPAAIFVDLKSFGTEYEAREYLNQTAQHLAGANIRPKISVEKNNYEYTVRMGPFNNQERADEAKTHARTMPQVAI